The Candidatus Eremiobacteraceae bacterium genome includes a window with the following:
- the mraZ gene encoding division/cell wall cluster transcriptional repressor MraZ, which yields MSGLPKFTGRFEHTLDDKGRLTIPARFRARLDDHFVLTIAPPDLCLAMYPDATWSEFCAKLEAASRKDSRYRSFVRHLFANTEEVTLDAQGRLVVPAALRDYAKVDRDVVLVGALTRIELWPAEGWKAGSKPPDGMAELMTELGLY from the coding sequence ATGAGCGGACTCCCGAAGTTTACGGGACGGTTCGAGCACACCCTCGACGACAAGGGTCGCTTGACCATTCCCGCACGCTTCCGCGCCAGGCTCGACGACCATTTCGTCCTCACGATCGCCCCGCCTGACCTGTGTCTTGCCATGTACCCAGACGCGACGTGGTCGGAATTCTGCGCGAAGCTCGAGGCCGCTTCTCGCAAGGATAGCCGATACCGCAGCTTCGTGCGCCACCTCTTCGCCAACACCGAAGAGGTGACGTTGGATGCGCAGGGCCGCCTGGTCGTACCTGCGGCGCTTCGCGACTACGCCAAAGTCGACCGCGACGTCGTGCTGGTCGGTGCGTTGACCCGCATCGAACTCTGGCCGGCAGAGGGCTGGAAGGCGGGCAGCAAGCCGCCGGACGGCATGGCGGAATTGATGACGGAGCTTGGCCTCTACTGA
- the rsmH gene encoding 16S rRNA (cytosine(1402)-N(4))-methyltransferase RsmH has product MASTEHASVMLEESMALLLPAGEDRQAVFVDATFGAGGHTEAILLRSRGSRVIALDADPAAVARAKDLAGRYPGRLDAVHANYGRLGEALDECGVHDVDGIMYDLGLSSLQLADTARGFSFAGVEPLDMRLDPTSNGPTAAQLLATKPERELADIIENYGDERFARRIARQITWRRERAPLQTTSDLVAAVLSAQPKGMPRARRGIHPATRTFQALRMAVNDETRNLERSLETALQRVRSGGRVVAISFHSGEDRVVKRAFRDWTAAGRGDALTRKPLTPSEDEVAANPRARSAKLRAIRIAENEQEA; this is encoded by the coding sequence TTGGCCTCTACTGAACATGCATCCGTCATGCTCGAGGAGAGCATGGCGCTGCTCTTGCCGGCCGGTGAAGACCGGCAGGCGGTGTTCGTCGACGCGACATTCGGCGCGGGCGGACACACCGAAGCGATATTGCTGCGCTCGCGCGGCAGCCGCGTGATCGCGCTCGACGCCGATCCCGCGGCGGTGGCGCGGGCAAAGGATCTGGCGGGCCGGTATCCGGGGCGATTGGATGCCGTGCACGCAAACTACGGCCGGCTCGGCGAGGCGCTCGACGAGTGCGGCGTGCACGACGTGGACGGAATCATGTACGACCTCGGACTCTCGTCGCTTCAACTCGCGGACACGGCCCGCGGCTTTTCGTTTGCCGGCGTCGAGCCGCTCGACATGCGCTTGGATCCGACGTCCAATGGCCCGACGGCCGCACAACTACTAGCGACGAAGCCCGAGCGCGAGTTGGCCGACATCATCGAGAACTACGGCGACGAACGGTTTGCGCGGCGCATCGCACGCCAAATCACCTGGCGCCGCGAACGGGCGCCGTTGCAGACGACCTCGGATTTGGTGGCGGCGGTCTTGAGCGCGCAGCCCAAAGGCATGCCTCGCGCGCGCCGCGGTATCCATCCTGCCACGCGCACGTTTCAAGCGCTGCGCATGGCGGTCAACGACGAGACGCGCAATCTCGAGCGCAGTTTAGAAACGGCGCTACAACGCGTACGATCGGGCGGCCGTGTCGTGGCGATCAGCTTTCATTCCGGTGAAGACCGAGTGGTCAAACGAGCGTTTCGCGATTGGACGGCCGCGGGCCGGGGCGACGCGCTCACCCGCAAACCGCTCACGCCCAGCGAGGATGAAGTGGCGGCGAATCCGCGTGCTCGCAGTGCAAAGCTGCGCGCGATCCGGATCGCAGAAAACGAGCAGGAGGCTTAG